The genomic window TCGATAGACATCGACTGCGAAGTGCGTCTTGAAGCATTCACGCCGAACAACGTCAATTTTATACTGTCGCTCGGTCCGTTCGGCGAAGGCAATCCGTCGCCGGTGTTCCTGACGCGCGGCGTGCGAGTGGTGGAAGCGCGGCGGGTCGGTTCCGGAGGGCGGCATCTCAAAATGCGGCTCAATCAGGGACGCACGACAATCGACGCGATCGCTTTCAATCTGGGGCATCTGGCAGGCGTAACGCGACGCGAAATCGATGTCGTGTATAGCGTAGGGCTTGACTCTTGGCAGGGACGCACGACCCTGCAAATGACCGTTCAGGACTTGTGCGCTTCCAATTGATCGCGCCGCGGGGCATTACCAGCCTGTTTCTGGCTACCCTACCCGCCGGTTATGAATCCCTCTCACGCCGTCGCCGTTCCGCGCGTGAAACTCTGCGGGCGCGGCGTTCTTGGCTCTCACCGCTTGCTCGTGCTTCCTGCTCGGGTGTTGCCGGACGCGCCTTGATTATGAGCAACGGAATGGTGATGAGCAGCACCAGAATGGCGATGAAGTGCGCTTCCTGCAGCCCCAGCGCCCACACCTTATCTTGTCGTAGGAATGTGACCAAGAAGCGTCCGACCGCGTAGAACGATAGGTACAGCGCGAACAGCATGCCGTCCGGTCGCAGCTTGTCGCGCAGTTTCCAAATGATGAACAGCGCGGCGAAGTTCCACAGCATTTCGTATGCGATGACGGGTTGCACGGGAACGCCAACGCCGTTGGCGCAGACGCGAGCGTCGCTGTCATCGCTCACCCAATTGAACGCCAGAATGAAATCCGTCGCTGCCCTGGCGCAATGCTCGCCGTTCACGATGTCGCCGATTCTGCCGACGGATTGCACCAGCAGCAGCGCCGGCGCCGTCAGGTCTGCGATTACGCCGATGGGATGCTTGGCTATGTAGCAATACGCCGCCCCGCCTAGGAATCCGCCCAGAATGCCGCCCCACACGCCTATGCCTCCGCTCCAGATGAACAGAATCTGCAGCAGATTGAACTGGTAATAGCCCCAGTTGTCGATAACATGGACAAGGCGCGCACCGATAATTCCGCCGAGTATCGCCCAGATTGCAATGGAGTAAATGTCGTCCGGGTCGATGCCCTTCATCGGCGCCCATCTGCCCACCAGATAGACTGCCATAGCGACCGCCACGAAGGTGAAGAACCCGTGCCAGCTTAGCAGGAATGACCCAGTGTTGATTAAGTACGGCGAAATATCGATTTCAATCATGCGCTTCCTGCGATTGGTCTGCTTTCATTCGATAATTTTGTCGGCGAATGCCACTGGCAAGACACAAAATAGCGGTGTCAGGTGGATGTGTCAATAGAATGACGATTGTGGTAAGCCCTTGCCCCTATTGTATGCAAGCTCAATTCAATGCCGCACAAGCATGCGATAGCGTTTCCTTCCAGGTGTTCAAGAGTATCTTGTTACCGTTCGTGGTGAGCGCTTCGGCAAGCTCAGCACAGGTCTTGTTAAACCACGCGCTCCCGAGTTCTCGTGCTTTGACAGACCCTTCGACTGCGCTCAGGACAGCTCAGGACGAACGGGATTCTTATTCAAACCACCTGAATGGAAACGCTATCTAGGCATGCGCGGGCATGCCGATAGGCGTTATGCTAGAATATGAACAGATAGCAATCATCATATTTGGAGCGTTGTGTACAGTTGCAGAATAGCGTTGATGGATTCTTGAACTATATGACGGTAGAGCGAGGCGTTTCGCCGAACACACTTTCGGCCTACAGGAGCGACCTCAATCAACTAGTGCAGTACTTACAGACCAACCATTTGAACGGTAACGGCAGCGATTGGCAGGATGTGGACGAAGATATGATGTCCCAATATCTGCTTCATCTTCACGCGCTAGAGTATTCCGATACTACGCGCGCACGGAAGGTCGCATCGAGCCGGTCGTTGTTTGGCTTCTTGCTGGACGAAGGCAAGGTAAGCCGCGACCCTACCGAAAATATCAGCTCGCCGCGCATCGGGCGTTCGCTGCCGGACACACTGAGCGTGGATGAAGTCGGCGACCTGCTCGCCTACGCGGCGTTGCAAGACTCGCCGGACGGTTTGCGCAACCGCGCGATGTTCGAGCTGATGTACGCTTGCGGACTGCGCGCATCCGAACTAGTCTCACTTGATCTAGGCGACATTGACTTGGAGCAAGGCAGCGTGCGCGCCTTTGGAAAGGGCGGCAAAGACCGCGTGATCCCGGCACATGCCGATGCAATCGCGGTGATGCGACGCTATATCAATGAAGCGCGGCCTTCGTTTGTGAAGCGCGAATCAGAGCGATCACTGTTCCTAAACAGGCGCGGCAAGCGGCTCAGCCGTCAGGGATTCTGGTTGATTCTAAAGGCGAGTGCCGCGCGCGCGGGCATCACCAAGGCGATTAAGCCGCACATGCTGCGCCACAGCTTCGCCACGCACCTGCTGCAAGGTGGCGCTCCACTGCGGCATGTGCAGGAGTTGCTGGGGCATTCCAGCATCACAACCACGCAGGTTTATACGCACCTGACCAGCGAGCATGTGCGCACCGAATACGATAAGTCCCATCCGAGAGCGTGAATGATGATGATTGAATTCGCCTGTATCGGCAAGTAGTATTCTCAGCACGGTCTCATACATAAGTCTTCACAGAAACACGCATAGGAGACATTGCAATGCCAAGCAAAGCGCAACGCGCAGCATCGCGACAGGCACGGCTGAGCCGCAGGAAGCGACGCGGCAAGGCAGCGCCTCAGAACTTTGAAGCCGGTCCTACGCAGTCCACCGCGGTCAGCGACGCAGCAGCCGCTGCGCCGTCGCGTCCTGCAAGGCGGGCTACATCGTACAACTCAAGCCCGGAGGCTCAGACGAGCACAGCAACCGCCGTAGCACCCAGCCCCCGCCCAGCCCCGCGCGCAAGACGCCGCGCCATCGATACTAGCGCGCCGGCAGTCAGCAAGTTCTTAGTCGGCGAGATTAGGCAGATCGGCATCATCACATCGCTTATCGCGGTGATTCTCGCAGGACTGACATTCGTGCTGGGCTAGGCAGGCAGCAGAGCCCAGCTGTCGTTTCCAATCCCAACTTTGCCTTCCATGCAACCCATAACGGCGCCAAGTGCCGGCGCTTCTTCAGGCATTGCAACGGGAAGGCAATTCTGACATATTGCCGTTAACATGCCGTACATCGACTTTTCCGAGCGTCTGAAAGCAACGCCCACAAAGCCGGGCGTGTACCTGATGCGCGACGAAATCGGTGCAGTGCTGTATGTTGGCAAGGCTGCAGGGCTTCGCAGCCGCGTCAGTTCGTACTTTGCGCCAAGCGCCAGTCATCCCCGTAAAATCGCCAACATGGTGGAGCGGGTTGCGGACTTCGAGTACATTGTTACCGAATCCGAGCAAGAGGCGCTCATTCTCGAGTGCAACCTCATCAAGGAACACCAGCCGCCGTACAACGCCCGCCTGAAGGACGACAAGAGCTACCCGTTCATCAAGATCGATGTGTCCGAGGACTTCCCGCAGGTCTATATCACGCGGCGCGTCAACAAGGACGGCTCGAAGTACTTCGGCCCGTTCGCAAGCGCAGGCAGCGTGCGCCGCACACTCGGCCTGCTAAAGAAACTATTCCCCTACCGTTCCTGCACCAAGACTATCACCGGCACGGACGCTCGCCCCTGCCTCGACTACCATATCCACCGCTGCGTCGGTCCGTGCATCGGCGCAGTCGATAAGCAAGAGTACAGCGAGGTCATCGACCAGGTTATTCTGTTTCTCGAAGGCAAGACAAACAAGGTCGTCGGGTCGATTAAGCAGCGCATGCTCGCCGCAGCCGAAAGCCTTGAATTCGAGAAGGCGGCTGTGCTGCGCGACCAGCTGACCGCCATTGAGAAGGTACACGAAGGTCAGAAGGTGCTGCACCTGACATCGGAGAATGCGGATGTCATCGCTACTGCGCCGGGTACCCGGGAGGCATGGGTCGAGGTGTTTTTCATACGGCAGGGCAAGCTTATCGGGCGCGATAATTTCCTGATGACAGGCACGCAGGACGACGAGCCGAACAAGATTCTCACCGCTTTCGTGAAGCAGTTCTACGACGCCACGCCTTATGTCCCACCGCGCATACTCGTGCAGCATCCGCTCGAAGAGACTGACGGCATCGTGAAGTGGCTGCGCGAGAAGCGGCAAGGCAGCGTGCGCGTCCATGTGCCGCAGCGTGGCGAAAAGCGCCGTCTTGTTCAGATGGTCGCGGAGAACGCAGAGCAAGGCTTTGAGCAACTTCGCGTCAAGCAGATGTCGGACACCGCCGCGATGGATGCCGCAATGTCCGAACTGCACGAGGCGCTCAGCCTGCCGAACCCGCCACGCCGCATCGAGTGCTACGACATTTCCAACATTCAGGGCACGAACGCGGTTGGCAGCATGGTCGTGTTTGAGGACGGCAAGCCCAAGAAGGCGCACTATCGTCGATTCCAAATTAAGTCAGTCAAGGGCGTGGACGACTACTCCATGATGCGCGAAATGCTGACGCGCCGGTTCAAGCGTCTGTCTAAGTCAAGGCGTCCTCGCAACCCTGACGACCCGCCGGACAAGCCACTTCAGCCGATAAGCAAGGCAGACGGCGGCAACGCCTGGGGCATCGAACCGGACCTCGTGCTGATAGACGGCGGCAAGGGGCATCTCGGCGCTGCGCTGCAAGTCTTCTTGGAACTAGGAATCAATGACATCCCGCTCGCAAGCCTTGCTAAAGAGAACGAAGAGTTGTTTATCCCGATGATGAGCGAAGGCATAATGCTGCCGCGTAACTCGCAAGGGCTGTATCTGGTGCAGCGCGCGCGAGACGAAGCGCATCGATTCGCCATCACATTCCACAGAGAGCGCCGCTCTAAGAAGAGCGTGCAGTCAGCGCTAGACCTAGTGCCAGGCATTGGCCCCAAGCGCAAGCGAATGCTGATACGCAGATTCGGCTCAGTAAGAGGCGTCAGCAACGCATCCGTCGAAGAAATCGCATCCGTCCCCGGCATGACACTAACCCTGGCACGCAGCATCAAGAATTACGTGTAGATGCTGGCGCTAGGTTTCGCCAGAAAAGTCTGTCTTCTTTGCCTAGTTGTCCCCTCCCTTTCGACGGAGGAAGGCTGACAGGGGTGAATTGCAGTCGAGCAAGGTCTGTTGCCAGAACTTGACCATGGCTAACCCGCTGCCCCTTCGTTTCTACGATCCTCGCCGCGGATTCCGCCGGTGAACGGACGCAGCAGGCTGGTGAACTCCATAGGGAAAATGAACTTGGTGGACGAGCTTTCGCCCAGCTTTTGCAGCGTTTCGAAGTACTGCAAGCTCAACGTGTTGGAGTCGATGTTCTGTGCAACGTCGTACACCTTATCCAGCGCGTTGCTGAAGCCTTCCGCGCGCAAGATCGCTGCCTGCTGGTCGCCCTCTGCGGACAATATCTCCGCCTGGCGCTCGCCTTCCGCTTTAAGAATCGCCGCCTGCTTCTCGCCTTCCGCGACCGTGATGGCGGCTTGGCGCGTGCCTTCGGCTTCGGTTACGGCTGCGCGGCGCACGCGCTCGGCGGACATCTGGCGGTTCATCGCTTCCTGAATGTCGCGCGGCGGCTCAATTTCGCGAATCTCGACCTGCGTAACCTTGATACCCCAACGCTCGGTTATCTCGTCCAGCTTCAGGCGAAGTTCTTCGTTGATGCGCTCTCGCTGCGAAAGTACATCGTCAAGCGGCATTTCACCGATGACGGCGCGCAAAGTAGTCGTCGCAATGCCGATGACGGCGCTGGCGTAGTCCACTACCTCGAGGATGGACTTCTGCGCCTCGTTTGGTATGACGCGGAGATACACCAAAAAGTCGATGTCAATAGGTGCATTGTCGCTGGTGATGTTTGTCTGGCGCGGGATGTCGATAACGTCTTCGCGCAGGTCAACGGTATGCGTCTTGTGGAACGGCCATAGCAAGACCTGCAATCCCGGCGGCTTCAACCCAGCGAACTTGCCAAGCCAAAATACTCCGAGCAACTCATACTGCTGAACAATCTTGAAATATGGAATCATCGCTTCTTACTCCTGAAGTGCATTCTTGATGTAAATCCTAGAATCTATAGCGCTGATTTCATGAATTCTGGCGCTTCTCCTTCCGGAGATAGGTCAGAATTGGAGAATATTGAACAGTAAAGAGACTCGACTAGATCAATCCCCGTCCGCCTTGAACACCTTGAGCACGAGACCGTCAACTTCCAGAATAATGACGCGCTCGCCGCTCGACACATGCGCGTCCGAGTCAGCGACGGCAGTCCACTGCTCGCCTGCCACCAGCACGCTTCCACGCGGCGTGAGCGCCGTAGTCGCCGTACCAATCTCCCCGATGAGTCTACTGGGATCGGTCGGGCTGGCGTACTTCCCCGCCTTACGCGCGTCTCGCATCGCCTTGATTGTCAAAGCCACACTGCCAATGGAAATAAGCGCCGCGCCCCCGACAATCGCGGGATTGCCGCTGCTGACCATGAATGCGCCGACGATTAGACACGCCGCACCAGCGATGCCGAAAATACCCGTGCCGGGCATCTGCGTTTCCGCGATGAAAAGTATGATTGCCGCGACAATCAGCGCTGCCCACAGTAGTTCGGGATCCATCACCGCTCCGTCCGTTCGGAAAAGGCGGACTCGCTCGTTACTTTCAATACAAGCCCACTCACTTCCACTATCATAACACGCTCGCCGCTCGGAACGGGAATACCGTTCTCAGAAACCGCGCTCCACTGCTCGCCTGCCGCTTGCACGCTGCCAGTCGGGTTGAGGTCGGTTGTTGCCGTGCCGATTGTACCGACCAGATTGTTCGGGTTGCTCGTCGAGAAATCGTAGTATGCGGGTGCTCTGCGCGCTTGGCGCACTGCCCTGACTGTAAGCAGCAGCGACGCGAACATCGCCGCGCACACCGCGCCGATCACCCACAGACTGATGGAAAGGCTCGGTGCGTCCGGCAGCTCCGGAGCTTGCGGTGTGATGCTGATATTGCCGAACAGCAGGAACGCGCCAACGACGAATGCTACCGCTCCACTTATACCAAATAAGCCGATGCCCGGCGCCTGCGCTTCAAGGTAGAACAGCGCCATTGCCAGCACAATCAGCCCGACGCCGACCCAATTGACGGGCAAGCTGCCAAATGCAAGAAACGCGAGCGTTAGCGCGATTACTCCGACCGCTCCGGGGCCAATCAAGCCGGGGCTGAACAGCTCGATGAGGATGCCGATACCGCCGATGGTCAGCAGCAAGAACGCTACATTCGGGTTCGCGAGAAAGCGCATGAAGTGGTCAACCGGCGTGCGCTCGATAGGCGTCACGGTCATGCCTTGCGTGGCAAGCACGACATTCTCGCCGTTGAATTCAATCTCCATGCCGTCGAGCTGCTCCAATAGGTCGGCAAGGTTATCCGCTTGCAGGTCTATGACTCGCAAATCAAGCGCTTCTTCGGCTGTGTACGACCGCGCGGCAAGTACCGTCTCTTCGAGGGCGTCGGCATTTCGGTTACGCTGCGAGGCAATGCTGCGAAGGAAGGCAGATGCGTCCTGAGTCGCCTTCTCACGGATTGTGTCGGGCAGGTCTTCACCGCCTGCGCTGACCGGAGACGCCGCGCCGATGTTGGTCGCTGGCGCCATCGCAGCGACATGCGCAGCGGCGGTGATGAATGTGCCGGCAGAGGCGGCGCGGGCACCGGGCGGCGATACATACACGACGACCGGAACCGGCGCGGCGAAGATTTCCTCTACAATCTCACGCGTGGAATCAAGCAGTCCGCCGGGAGTGCTCAGCTGCACAATTAGCAAGCTGGCGCTAGCGTTGCCGGCGTCGTCAACCACGCCGGCAAAGTTGTTCGCTTCCAATGGCGTGATGGCGTCGTCAATGACCAGCAGATGCGCCTCGCCGCCCGCCGCCTGACTCGCCGCCTCAGCCGTGCCAATGTACTGCACTGCCAGAAGCCCACCAAAGCCAAACAGTATCAGCGAGACCGCAAAAATGTGCCTCATAAGCCACGACTCCACTATTCATACAAGTGCATCGTAAGTAAGGCTATGCGATATGTCAAACGCGCGGCTATACACTCAGCAACGAATTTCCAGTCAATCGTGGGCGGCTGAGATGGGACATTTACTGCTTTGCCGGGCCATCACGAATCTGCCATAAGTCAGCCGGATTTGCGTTTGGCTTTGCTTACAAGCGGCGGCGCAACGGCAGAAATCTAACGAACGAGAGACTGGCCTGCAAACCGCAAATAAGGTTGAATTACTAAATTTTGCGTGTTGCTTTGAATGCCGCCGAAAGAGACAAGTCAGTACGCGATAATTTCCAC from Chloroflexota bacterium includes these protein-coding regions:
- the lgt gene encoding prolipoprotein diacylglyceryl transferase, coding for MIEIDISPYLINTGSFLLSWHGFFTFVAVAMAVYLVGRWAPMKGIDPDDIYSIAIWAILGGIIGARLVHVIDNWGYYQFNLLQILFIWSGGIGVWGGILGGFLGGAAYCYIAKHPIGVIADLTAPALLLVQSVGRIGDIVNGEHCARAATDFILAFNWVSDDSDARVCANGVGVPVQPVIAYEMLWNFAALFIIWKLRDKLRPDGMLFALYLSFYAVGRFLVTFLRQDKVWALGLQEAHFIAILVLLITIPLLIIKARPATPEQEARASGESQERRARRVSRAERRRRERDS
- the xerD gene encoding site-specific tyrosine recombinase XerD produces the protein MQNSVDGFLNYMTVERGVSPNTLSAYRSDLNQLVQYLQTNHLNGNGSDWQDVDEDMMSQYLLHLHALEYSDTTRARKVASSRSLFGFLLDEGKVSRDPTENISSPRIGRSLPDTLSVDEVGDLLAYAALQDSPDGLRNRAMFELMYACGLRASELVSLDLGDIDLEQGSVRAFGKGGKDRVIPAHADAIAVMRRYINEARPSFVKRESERSLFLNRRGKRLSRQGFWLILKASAARAGITKAIKPHMLRHSFATHLLQGGAPLRHVQELLGHSSITTTQVYTHLTSEHVRTEYDKSHPRA
- the uvrC gene encoding excinuclease ABC subunit UvrC, with the protein product MPYIDFSERLKATPTKPGVYLMRDEIGAVLYVGKAAGLRSRVSSYFAPSASHPRKIANMVERVADFEYIVTESEQEALILECNLIKEHQPPYNARLKDDKSYPFIKIDVSEDFPQVYITRRVNKDGSKYFGPFASAGSVRRTLGLLKKLFPYRSCTKTITGTDARPCLDYHIHRCVGPCIGAVDKQEYSEVIDQVILFLEGKTNKVVGSIKQRMLAAAESLEFEKAAVLRDQLTAIEKVHEGQKVLHLTSENADVIATAPGTREAWVEVFFIRQGKLIGRDNFLMTGTQDDEPNKILTAFVKQFYDATPYVPPRILVQHPLEETDGIVKWLREKRQGSVRVHVPQRGEKRRLVQMVAENAEQGFEQLRVKQMSDTAAMDAAMSELHEALSLPNPPRRIECYDISNIQGTNAVGSMVVFEDGKPKKAHYRRFQIKSVKGVDDYSMMREMLTRRFKRLSKSRRPRNPDDPPDKPLQPISKADGGNAWGIEPDLVLIDGGKGHLGAALQVFLELGINDIPLASLAKENEELFIPMMSEGIMLPRNSQGLYLVQRARDEAHRFAITFHRERRSKKSVQSALDLVPGIGPKRKRMLIRRFGSVRGVSNASVEEIASVPGMTLTLARSIKNYV
- a CDS encoding SPFH/Band 7/PHB domain protein — protein: MIPYFKIVQQYELLGVFWLGKFAGLKPPGLQVLLWPFHKTHTVDLREDVIDIPRQTNITSDNAPIDIDFLVYLRVIPNEAQKSILEVVDYASAVIGIATTTLRAVIGEMPLDDVLSQRERINEELRLKLDEITERWGIKVTQVEIREIEPPRDIQEAMNRQMSAERVRRAAVTEAEGTRQAAITVAEGEKQAAILKAEGERQAEILSAEGDQQAAILRAEGFSNALDKVYDVAQNIDSNTLSLQYFETLQKLGESSSTKFIFPMEFTSLLRPFTGGIRGEDRRNEGAAG
- a CDS encoding nodulation protein NfeD, with the protein product MRHIFAVSLILFGFGGLLAVQYIGTAEAASQAAGGEAHLLVIDDAITPLEANNFAGVVDDAGNASASLLIVQLSTPGGLLDSTREIVEEIFAAPVPVVVYVSPPGARAASAGTFITAAAHVAAMAPATNIGAASPVSAGGEDLPDTIREKATQDASAFLRSIASQRNRNADALEETVLAARSYTAEEALDLRVIDLQADNLADLLEQLDGMEIEFNGENVVLATQGMTVTPIERTPVDHFMRFLANPNVAFLLLTIGGIGILIELFSPGLIGPGAVGVIALTLAFLAFGSLPVNWVGVGLIVLAMALFYLEAQAPGIGLFGISGAVAFVVGAFLLFGNISITPQAPELPDAPSLSISLWVIGAVCAAMFASLLLTVRAVRQARRAPAYYDFSTSNPNNLVGTIGTATTDLNPTGSVQAAGEQWSAVSENGIPVPSGERVMIVEVSGLVLKVTSESAFSERTER